A single Nicotiana tabacum cultivar K326 chromosome 5, ASM71507v2, whole genome shotgun sequence DNA region contains:
- the LOC107813993 gene encoding lysine--tRNA ligase isoform X2, with the protein MSDSDSLDPTQYRANRLKSLELLRESGINPYSEAPRNIISIRHFISKYAYLSAGEKLEAIEVSLAGRVITKRASSSKLYFYELLDGGARVQVMADARDSAMDTVAFSTYHSGVKRGDIIAICGYPGKSKRGELSIFPRSLEVKAPCLHMLPRHLAVVDGTRTQSSQGTTTNGTWTPGDARNPAAYVLTDQETRYRQRYLDLMINPEVQNVFRTRTRIIKYIKRFLDDLEFLEVETPNMNLTAGGASARPFTTYYNELDTNVHMRVSPELYLKMLVVGGFNRVYEIGKVFRNEGMDQTHCPEFTMCEFYMAYADYNDLMDLTEQLLSGMVKELTGSHKIRYHANGSDNEPIEMDFTPPFRKMDILSELERVANINIPRDLSSEAANKYLLDVCEKFDVKCPPPHTTARLLDKLVGHFIEVSCINPTFIINHPEIMSPLAKSHRSAPGLTERFNLFVNKIELCDAYTELNDPVEQSRRFTEQLKDRTSGDDEAMVLDESYITALEYGLPPTAGFGMGIDRLTMLLTDSQNVKEAILFPPMRPQ; encoded by the exons ATGTCTGATAGTGATAGTTTGGATCCTACC CAATATCGGGCTAACAGGTTGAAGAGCCTTGAATTGTTGAGAGAATCCGGAATAAATCCGTATTCAGAAGCACCTCGCAACATAATCTCTATCCGTCATTTTATCAGCAAGTATGCTTATTTAAGTGCTGGAGAGAAACTTGAGGCCATTGAAGTCTCCTTAGCAG GGAGAGTAATTACCAAGCGAGCATCATCATCAAAGCTCTATTTCTATGAACTGCTTGATGGCGGGGCGAGAGTACAAGTAATGGCGGATGCAAG GGATTCAGCTATGGATACTGTTGCATTTTCTACCTATCACTCTGGAGTGAAGCGAGGCGACATCATTGCTATCTGTGGATATCCTG GGAAGAGTAAGAGAGGAGAGCTAAgtatctttccaagatctttggAAGTGAAAGCCCCTTGCCTACACATGCTACCAAGGCATTTGGCTGTCGTAGATGGAACTCGGACACAG AGTTCCCAAGGAACAACAACTAACGGTACTTGGACTCCAGGAGATGCAAGAAATCCTGCCGCATATGTGTTAACTGACCAG GAAACTCGGTATCGTCAAAGGTACTTAGACCTCATGATAAATCCAGAAGTTCAAAATGTATTCAGGACTCGCACCAGAATCATTAAATATATCAAGCGTTTCCTCGATGATCTTGAGTTTCTCGAG GTGGAGACTCCTAATATGAATTTGACTGCTGGAGGAGCTTCCGCGAGACCATTTACTACTTACTATAATGAGTTGGACACAAACGTACACATGCGTGTTTCCCCTGAGCTTTATCTTAAGATGTTGGTTGTTGGTGGATTTAATCGTGTTTATGAGATCGGGAAGGTATTCAGGAATGAGGGAATGGATCAAACTCATTGTCCTGAATTCACAATGTGTGAATTTTATATGGCTTATGCTGATTACAATGATTTGATGGATTTGACAGAGCAACTATTATCAG GTATGGTGAAGGAACTAACCGGAAGCCATAAAATAAGGTATCATGCTAATGGCTCGGATAATGAACCAATAGAAATGGACTTCACTCCTCCATTCAG AAAAATGGATATTCTGTCAGAGTTGGAGAGAGTGGCTAACATCAATATACCTAGAGATCTTTCCAGTGAAGCTGCTAATAAGTACTTGCTAGATGTATGTGAAAAGTTTGATGTCAAGTGTCCTCCACCTCATACCACAGCGCGTTTGCTCGATAAG CTAGTTGGTCATTTTATTGAAGTAAGCTGCATAAATCCCACTTTTATTATCAACCATCCTGAGATCATGAGTCCACTGGCAAAATCGCACAGATCAGCGCCTGGTTTGACTGAGCGTTTCAACTTATTTGTAAACAAGATAGAG CTATGCGATGCCTATACTGAACTAAATGATCCTGTAGAACAGAGTCGACGTTTCACTGAGCAATTAAAG GATCGAACATCAGGAGACGACGAGGCAATGGTTTTGGATGAATCTTACATTACTGCTTTAGAGTATGGATTACCTCCTACTGCTGGATTTGGTATGGGAATTGATAGACTTACAATGTTGCTAACAGATTCACAAAATGTCAAG GAAGCAATCCTCTTTCCACCCATGAGACCACAGTAA
- the LOC107813993 gene encoding lysine--tRNA ligase isoform X1 → MDSSVSTEPLNNVSLKYTEPELCSLSLLRDKKTKEKEHLEQEKKAAAVAKRQLRHHNMSDSDSLDPTQYRANRLKSLELLRESGINPYSEAPRNIISIRHFISKYAYLSAGEKLEAIEVSLAGRVITKRASSSKLYFYELLDGGARVQVMADARDSAMDTVAFSTYHSGVKRGDIIAICGYPGKSKRGELSIFPRSLEVKAPCLHMLPRHLAVVDGTRTQSSQGTTTNGTWTPGDARNPAAYVLTDQETRYRQRYLDLMINPEVQNVFRTRTRIIKYIKRFLDDLEFLEVETPNMNLTAGGASARPFTTYYNELDTNVHMRVSPELYLKMLVVGGFNRVYEIGKVFRNEGMDQTHCPEFTMCEFYMAYADYNDLMDLTEQLLSGMVKELTGSHKIRYHANGSDNEPIEMDFTPPFRKMDILSELERVANINIPRDLSSEAANKYLLDVCEKFDVKCPPPHTTARLLDKLVGHFIEVSCINPTFIINHPEIMSPLAKSHRSAPGLTERFNLFVNKIELCDAYTELNDPVEQSRRFTEQLKDRTSGDDEAMVLDESYITALEYGLPPTAGFGMGIDRLTMLLTDSQNVKEAILFPPMRPQ, encoded by the exons ATGGATTCTTCTGTTTCAACAGAACCACTTAACAA TGTAAGCTTAAAGTATACAGAGCCAGAactctgctctctctctctcttaagaGATAAGAAGACAAAGGAGAAGGAACACCTTGAACAAGAAAAGAAG GCTGCAGCAGTGGCCAAAAGACAATTGCGGCATCACAATATGTCTGATAGTGATAGTTTGGATCCTACC CAATATCGGGCTAACAGGTTGAAGAGCCTTGAATTGTTGAGAGAATCCGGAATAAATCCGTATTCAGAAGCACCTCGCAACATAATCTCTATCCGTCATTTTATCAGCAAGTATGCTTATTTAAGTGCTGGAGAGAAACTTGAGGCCATTGAAGTCTCCTTAGCAG GGAGAGTAATTACCAAGCGAGCATCATCATCAAAGCTCTATTTCTATGAACTGCTTGATGGCGGGGCGAGAGTACAAGTAATGGCGGATGCAAG GGATTCAGCTATGGATACTGTTGCATTTTCTACCTATCACTCTGGAGTGAAGCGAGGCGACATCATTGCTATCTGTGGATATCCTG GGAAGAGTAAGAGAGGAGAGCTAAgtatctttccaagatctttggAAGTGAAAGCCCCTTGCCTACACATGCTACCAAGGCATTTGGCTGTCGTAGATGGAACTCGGACACAG AGTTCCCAAGGAACAACAACTAACGGTACTTGGACTCCAGGAGATGCAAGAAATCCTGCCGCATATGTGTTAACTGACCAG GAAACTCGGTATCGTCAAAGGTACTTAGACCTCATGATAAATCCAGAAGTTCAAAATGTATTCAGGACTCGCACCAGAATCATTAAATATATCAAGCGTTTCCTCGATGATCTTGAGTTTCTCGAG GTGGAGACTCCTAATATGAATTTGACTGCTGGAGGAGCTTCCGCGAGACCATTTACTACTTACTATAATGAGTTGGACACAAACGTACACATGCGTGTTTCCCCTGAGCTTTATCTTAAGATGTTGGTTGTTGGTGGATTTAATCGTGTTTATGAGATCGGGAAGGTATTCAGGAATGAGGGAATGGATCAAACTCATTGTCCTGAATTCACAATGTGTGAATTTTATATGGCTTATGCTGATTACAATGATTTGATGGATTTGACAGAGCAACTATTATCAG GTATGGTGAAGGAACTAACCGGAAGCCATAAAATAAGGTATCATGCTAATGGCTCGGATAATGAACCAATAGAAATGGACTTCACTCCTCCATTCAG AAAAATGGATATTCTGTCAGAGTTGGAGAGAGTGGCTAACATCAATATACCTAGAGATCTTTCCAGTGAAGCTGCTAATAAGTACTTGCTAGATGTATGTGAAAAGTTTGATGTCAAGTGTCCTCCACCTCATACCACAGCGCGTTTGCTCGATAAG CTAGTTGGTCATTTTATTGAAGTAAGCTGCATAAATCCCACTTTTATTATCAACCATCCTGAGATCATGAGTCCACTGGCAAAATCGCACAGATCAGCGCCTGGTTTGACTGAGCGTTTCAACTTATTTGTAAACAAGATAGAG CTATGCGATGCCTATACTGAACTAAATGATCCTGTAGAACAGAGTCGACGTTTCACTGAGCAATTAAAG GATCGAACATCAGGAGACGACGAGGCAATGGTTTTGGATGAATCTTACATTACTGCTTTAGAGTATGGATTACCTCCTACTGCTGGATTTGGTATGGGAATTGATAGACTTACAATGTTGCTAACAGATTCACAAAATGTCAAG GAAGCAATCCTCTTTCCACCCATGAGACCACAGTAA